The Styela clava chromosome 2, kaStyClav1.hap1.2, whole genome shotgun sequence genome contains a region encoding:
- the LOC120335850 gene encoding potassium channel subfamily K member 2-like — MKGKILFVLVVCYFIYLVIGGAIFMAIEGPYNKKLCLEANESVILLINNIKNDSANASMDDLRNLTTLISESASYGFEFNFTSLTSTCTDNWSFEGSVFFAGTVVTTIGYGNMSPKSPLGRAICIIYALIGIPLFALMFGGLGEKIANLVLKLEERINGKASRTWVRKLVLILIVTLSFVVFCLLIPSAIFQAVEVNWNYGDSFYYSFITISTIGFGDFVAGTDPESSYILIYRIMVYFWILFGMAFMATVWTLITDFYKKTGERGRGRVRRRQTNISRHGEEVDGEVNEKEDPHSSDRTEENGDNSDTQDYIEMTSKPAIYTIGISAETEYENTKLPETANGGENLTGSD, encoded by the exons atgaaaggGAAAATTCTCTTTGTGCTTGTCgtctgttattttatttatcttgtAATTGGTGGAGCAATATTCATGGCCATCGAAGGACCTTACAACAAGAAACTGTGCTTGGAAGCAAACGAAAGCGTTATACTTCTGAtcaataatatcaaaaatgatAGTGCGAACGCAAGTATGGATGATTTGCGAAACCTGACTACG cTGATCTCCGAATCTGCTTCCTACGGGTTTGAATTCAACTTCACATCACTTACTTCAACATGTACAGACAACTGGTCATTTGAAGGGTCCGTATTTTTTGCTGGAACGGTTGTTACCACAATTG GTTATGGGAATATGTCTCCAAAATCGCCTCTTGGTCGAGCCATATGCATCATCTATGCTCTTATAGGAATTCCATTGTTTGCTTTGATGTTCGGTGGGCTCGGTGAAAAAATAGCCAATTTGGTTTTGAAGCTTGAAGAAAGGATAAATGGAAAA GCATCTCGGACATGGGTGAGAAAACTTGTTCTTATTCTCATCGTCACCTTATCATTCGTCGTTTTTTGTCTTTTGATCCCGTCTGCAATTTTCCAAGCTGTCGAAGTCAATTGGAATTACGGggattcattttattattcgttCATTACAATATCTACTATTGGATTTGGAGATTTTGTAGCAG GAACCGATCCCGAATCATCATATATTCTGATATATCGCATTATGGTTTATTTCTGGATATTATTTGGAATGGCTTTTATGGCAACAGTCTGGACGTTGATAACAGACTTCTACAAGAAAACCGGGGAAAGAG GTCGTGGACGTGTTCGAAGGAGGCAAACCAATATTTCTAGACATGGGGAGGAAGTGGACGGAGAAGTAAACGAAAAAGAAGATCCACATTCGTCAGATCGGACCGAAGAAAATGGAGATAATTCGGACACACAAGATTATATTGAAATGACAAGCAAACCCGCAATTTACACTATTGGCATATCTGCTGAAACGGAATACGAAAATACGAAGCTTCCTGAAACCGCAAACGGAGGGGAAAATCTTACAGGTTCAGATTGA